Genomic DNA from Azospirillum brasilense:
ATGTCGGCCCCCTTGGAGCGGACCTCGGCGAGGAACTTCTGCTCGAAGCGGTTGACGTCCTCGACCTTGATCTTGTCGAGGTAGCCCTTCACGCCCGAGAAGATCGACACGACCTGCTCTTCGACCGGCAGCGGCTGGAACTGCGGCTGCTTCAGCAGCTCGGTCAGACGGGCGCCACGGGCCAGCAGGCGCTGGGTGGCGGCGTCGAGGTCCGAGGCGAACTGCGCGAAGGCGGCCATCTCGCGGTACTGGGCCAGCTCCATCTTGATGGTGCCGGCGACCTGCTTCATCGCCTTGATCTGGGCGGCGGAGCCGACGCGCGACACCGACAGGCCGACGTTGATGGCCGGACGGATGCCCTTATAGAACAGGCCGGTCTCGAGGAAGATCTGGCCGTCGGTGATCGAGATCACGTTCGTCGGGATGTAGGCCGACACGTCGCCGGCCTGGGTCTCGATGACCGGCAGGGCGGTCAGCGAGCCGTTGCCATGGGCGTCGCCCATCTTGGCGGCGCGCTCGAGCAGGCGGCTGTGGAGGTAGAACACGTCGCCCGGGTAGGCTTCGCGGCCCGGCGGACGGCGGAGCAGCAGCGACATCTGACGGTAGGCGACGGCCTGCTTGGACAGGTCATCGTACACGATCAGGGCGTGCATGCCGTTGTCGCGGAAGTACTCGCCCATCGTGCAGCCGGTGTAGGGCGCCAGGAACTGCAGCGGGGCCGGCTCCGACGCGGTGGCCGCGACGACGATGGAGTATTCCAGGGCGCCGGCGTCTTCCAGGGTCTTGACGATCTGGGCGACGGTGGAGCGCTTCTGACCGACGGCGACGTAGATGCAGTAGAGCTTCTTGCTCTCGTCGTCGCCCTGGTTGATCGGCTTCTGGTTCAGGAAGGTGTCGATGACGACGGCGGTCTTGCCGGTCTGGCGGTCACCGATGATCAGCTCGCGCTGGCCGCGGCCGATCGGAACCAGGCTGTCGACGGCCTTCAGGCCGGTCTGCATCGGCTCGTGCACCGACTTGCGCGGGATGATGCCGGGGGCCTTGACCTCGACGCGGGTGCGGGTGACGTCCACCAGCGGGCCCTTGCCGTCGATCGGGTTGCCCAGGCCGTCCACGACGCGGCCCAGCAAACCCTTGCCGACCGGCACGTCCACGATGGTGCCCGTGCGCTTGACGGTGTCGCCTTCCTTGATCTCGCTGTCGGTGCCGAAGATCACGACGCCGACGTTGTCGGTCTCGAGGTTCAGCGCCATGCCCTTGATGCCACCGGGGAACTCGACCATCTCGCCGGCGCGCACATTGTCCAGGCCGTGCACGCGGGCGACGCCGTCACCCACGGAGAGGACCTGACCGACCTCGGCGACGTCCGCCTCGGTCCCGAAATTCGCGATCTGCTGCTTGAGGATCGCAGAGATTTCTGCGGCGCGGATATCCATCAGACTGATCCCCCTGAGGCCTTCATGGCGAGTTGCAATTTGTTCAGCTTCGTGCGCACCGAGGTGTCGACCATGCGCGAGCCGAACTTAACGATCATGCCCCCGATCAGCGCGGGATCGACCGAGGTGTTGACCAACACCTTGGAGCCGATCGACGCCTTCAGCGTGTCGGTGACCGCGGCCAGCTGAGCGTCGCTCAGCGGCTGGGCGGAGGTGACCTGGGCGGTCACTTCGCCGCGACGGCGGGCCAGTTCGGCGAGATAGCCTTCGATCATGCCTTCCAGCGCGAACAGGCGGCGGTTCTTGGCCACCAGCCCGATGAAGCGCTTGGTCAGATCGGACACTTCGGCGCGGTCCAGAACCGCGGCCATCGCCCGGCCTTGGTCGGCGCGGCTGATCACGGGACTGCGGACGAGGCGGCGAAGGTCGGCGCTCTCAGCCAGGATTTGCTTCAGCGCGACCAGATCGCTCGCGACCTGATCCAACGCTTTGTTCTCGTCCGCAAGCTCGAACAGCGCGATGGAGTAGCGCGTAGCGAGTTCGGAAACGCCTGTACCTTCGATTGCCACCTGATCCCTCGAATTGAGTTCGGTAGACGGTGAATTTTCAGGGCCTTAAATAGGGCAAAACCCACATCGCGGCGGCCCAGCCCGCGAAAGCGAGCGGTCCAATATCACAGGATTAGGCCCTGCGCAACGGGGTCTGGACAATTTGCACGCGGCTTGCGTGCGGCGTTTTGCGCCCCTGCGGGGTGGGGTCCGTTCTTGGCGGCGGGCACTGGAAATGGGCATACCACTTCACAACCGCAGCGGATCACCTTGGCATCTGAAGGACCTGCCCTCGCCCGGGCCGGCTTTTCCGGCCCCGTTCCGCGGCGGTCCAGAGACCAGACTGTGACCTAACGCCCCACTTAACACCCGTTTAACCATTCACGCGCAGGGTCGTCCCACAGCCCGTCTGACAGGACAAACCCAGGCCAATCATGACCGTCGTCGCCTTCTCCTGCGCCCGCTTCACCCCCGCCGACCTCAACGAGTTCGAGGCGGTGGCCGAACCGAAGCTGCGCCTTGGCCATTGGGCCGGGGTCATCCGCGAAACGGGCCGGGAGCATGACCGGCTCCTCGTTCTCCTGCCCGGCGTGGACCGTCCCGTCTTCCGGTTCGAGCGCGACGGGCGCGGGCGCTACAGCCTGTCCTTCAACGACCGCTCCGGCTGGTACGGCATCGGCTCGGGAGGCAGCGCGTCCGAATGCCTGTCGATCTGGCGCCCCCGCCCGCGGGCCGACCGGTCCGTCTCGGTGCTCTGAGCGCCTTTTTCACCCTTCGGAAAAGTTCGAGTCGACCGCCCGCCGGCCTGCCGGATCGCCCGCCGGCGAAGCCGGTCAGCGGTAGACGCCGACCGACAGCATGTAGGGCTCGCCGCCCAGGACGATGCGGCGCACGATCATCGTCTTCGGCGCGATCTGGCCGGACAGCGGGTCCGTCCATTTGTAGCTGACGGCGCCCGAATCCCGCTCCGCCACGATGTCCAGCGCCTCCTGGATGAAGGGCTTGCCGTCGACGTCCTTCAGGTCCTTGAGGTTCGCGCCGTTCAGCGACGGCGTCCAGCCGTGGGCCACCATCACGCCGTCACGGTCAATCAGCATCGGGTAGAGGTCGCGGTCAATCAGCGCGCCGTCCCGCTGGGCGAAGGCGTCCGGGGCGGCGTCCGCGCCATGCTGGCGCAGATAGCCGCTGGTCTTGTCGAGCAGCGCCTTGGCGTCCGATTCCGTCCCCCGGGTCTGGGCGGGCACGCCCGCCGCCAGCGCGATGATCGCCAGCAGGGCGAGAACCGGAAGAACCGTCAGCAAGGTGGGGAGGTGGAAACGACCGCGCAGCCTGGACATGAGATCGCTCGGCGAAAGATGACTTCCATACTCTGGTAATACCATGACCCGCCGGCCGCAACGGACCAAACGTCACAGGTGCCCTGCGGAGCGCGCAGAGACAATCGGTCGCAGCCCCCCTTTACAGGAGTCCGACGTTTCTTAGCGGTCGCCGCCGTTCTACAGGAAGCTGTAGGGATCCACGTCCACTTGCACGCGCACGTTGGGCGGAATGTCCACCTGTTCCAGCCACTGGGCGATCAAGGGTTGCACCTGAACGGTGCGCGGCGCCTTCAGCAGCAGGCGCCGCCGGTGACGCCCGCGCAACAGGGCCAGCGGCGCCGGGGCCGGACCCAGAACGGCGACGGTGTCGCTGCGCGGCGCCGCGCGCCCCAGGGCGATGGACAGCTTCTCCACCGCCGCCGCGTCCTCCCCCGACACGATCAGGGCGGCCAGCCGTCCGAAGGGCGGCATCCCGGCCTCCAGCCGCATCTCCGCCTCCAGCTGGTAGAAGCCGTCGCGGTCCCCGGCGGCCAGTGCCTGCATCACCGGATGCTCGGGCATGTAGGTCTGCAGCATGACCCGGCCCGGCCGCTCGCCGCGCCCGGCGCGCCCGGCGACCTGATGGAGGAGCTGGTAGGTCCGCTCCCCCGCCCGCAAATCGCCGCCGGCCAGCCCGAGGTCGGCGTCCACCACCCCGACCAGGGTCAGCATGGGGAAATGGTGCCCCTTCGCCATCACCTGGGTGCCGATCAGGATGTCCAGCTCGTGGTCGGCGATGCGGCGGACCATCTCCTGGATGGCGCGGGGGCCGAACAGCGTGTCGGACGCCATGATGGCGGCGCGGGCGTCGGGGAACAGCTCCGCCACCTCCTCGGCGATGCGCTCCACGCCCGGACCGCAGGCGGCCAGCGTCCCCTCCTCGCCGCATTCCGGGCAGGTCGGGGAGAGCGGCTGCGACAGGCCGCAATGGTGGCACTGGAGCTTGCGGGCCAGCCGGTGCTCGACCAGCCACGCCGTGCAGTTGGGGCATTGCAGCCGGTGGCCGCAGGCCCGGCACAGCGTCAGCGGGGCGTAGCCGCGGCGGTTGAGGAACAGCATCACCTGCTCCTTCTCCGCCAGCGTCTCCTCAATGGCCTTCTTCAGCGACGGGGCCAGCCAGTGGCGGGCCGGCGGCCGGTCCTTGCGCAGGTCCACCAACTCGACGTCGGGCAGCACGGCGCCGCCGTGGCGGCCCGGCAGCTCGATGCGGGCGTAGCGGTTGCTGTCGGCGTTGACCTTGGTCTCCAGCGACGGCGTGGCGGAGACCAGCACGGTGGGGATGCCGCCGAGATGCGCCCGGGCGACGGCCATGTCGCGGGCGTGGTAGATCGACCCCTCCTCCTGCTTGTAGGCGGAGTCATGCTCCTCGTCGATGATGATCACGCCGAGGTTCTTGTAGGGCAGGAACAGGGCGGAGCGGGCGCCGACCACCACCGGCACCTCGCCGTTGGCCACCGCCCTCCAGGTGTCGCGGCGCTGCGCCCCGGTCAGTTCGGAATGCCATTCCGCCGGCGGCGCGCCGAAGCGGCGGGCGAAGCGCTCCAGCCACTGCGCCGACAGGGCGATTTCCGGAAGCAGAACCAGCGCCTGCTTGCCCGCCTTGAGGGCGGCGGCGATGGCCTCGTAATAGACCTCCGTCTTGCCGGAGCCGGTCACCCCGTCGAGCAGCACGGTGGAATAGACGCCCGACTCCACGCGGGCGCGCAGGTCCGCCGCCGCGGCCTCCTGGTCGGGGGACAGGGTGGGGCCGGGACGGTGGCAGTCGGGCCGCCCGAGCTTGGTCGGCTGGAGCAGCACCGGCTCCAGCAGCCCGGCTTCGGCCAGCCCGCGCACCACGGTGACGCCGCAGCCGGCCTCCTCCGCCAGCTCCGCCGGGGTGCGCGGCGGGCTGTCCTCCAGCAGGGCGAGCACACGCCGCCGCGGGTCGGTCATCTTGAAGCCGGGGGGCGGCTCGGCGTCGGGCTTGCGCAGATAGGCGAGCGTCGCCTTCGCCGGCTCCAGCGCCGACGGCACGCTGATCGCCATGCGCAGCACATGGCCCGGCGGCGTCATGGTGTAGGCGGCGACCCACTCCACGAACTTGCGCTCGACCTCCGGCATTGGCGGAACGTCGAAGCGGCGGACCACCGGCTTCAGCCGGGCGGCCTCCACGACTCCGGCGCCGTCGCCCCACACCACCCCGAGCACGCGGCGCGGCCCCAGCGGAACTTCCACATAGTCGCCGGGAACGAGGGTCATTCCGGCGGGCACGCGGTAGTCGTAGGCCTCGCGCAGCGGCAGGGGCAGCAGCACGCGGACGCGCGGGTCCGCGTCCGCCGGCACCGTGCCCGGCAGAAGGGCCTGCGCCGACGGTCCGGAAGCAGCCCCGGATCTGGCGGAATTTTCACGCATCGGCTATTGTGCCCCCTGGCCGCGACGCCGGGCAGCGAATCCCGGGAAACAGGGCACGGTCTTCCTCAGCAAGTATGGATTCCAGGTCATGAAGTTCTTCGTTGACACCGCCGACATCGCCGAGATCCGCGATCTGGCCGACACCGGCCTGCTGGACGGTGTTACCACCAACCCCTCCCTCGTCGCCAAGACCGGTCGCAGCTTCCTCGACCTCGTGGCCGAAATTTGTGATGTGGTGGACGGCCCGGTCAGCGCCGAGGTGGCCTCCACCGACTTCGAGACCATGCTGGCGGAAGGGAAGAAGCTTGCCAAGATCGCCGACAACGTCACGGTCAAGGTTCCGCTGACCCCGGCCGGCCTGAAGACCTGCAAGGCGCTGTCCTCCGAAGGGACGATGGTCAACGTCACGCTGTGCTTCTCCCCGGCCCAGGCGATCCTGGCCGCCAAGGCCGGCGCCAGCTTCGTGTCGCCCTTCGTCGGCCGCCTGGACGACATCGGGCAGGACGGCATGGGCCTGATCGCCGACATCGTGGAGATTTACAGCAATTACGATTACTTCAAGACCGAGGTGCTGGTCGCCTCGATCCGCAACCCGATCCACATCGTCGACTCCGCCCGTCTGGGCGCCCACGTCGTCACCGCCCCGCCCTCGGTCCTGAAGCAGCTCTTCAACCATCCGCTGACCGACAAGGGCCTCGCCCAGTTCGTCGCCGATTGGCAGAAGACCGGCCAGTCCATCCTCTGAGGACGGCGGCATGGGCCGGGAACCGGGACACACCCCCCAGAGGAAGGACGCGCCGACCGCCGAGGAGGTGCACGCCTACCTGCGGGACCATCCCGACTTCCTGGTCCATCACGGCGATCTGGTCCACCACCTGACCCCGCCGTCGCAGGACCGCGGGCGCGGGGTGGTGGACCTGCAGGCCTACATGGTCGAGCGTCTGCGCGGCGAGGTCCGCCTGCTGAAGGACCAGCAGCGCGAGCTGATCGGCACCTCGCGCGCCAACATGAACAGCCAGAACCGCATCCACGCCGCGGTGCTGTTCCTCCTCGACGCGCAGAGCTTCGAGCAGCTCATCCAGACCATCACCACCGATCTGGCGGTGCTGCTCGACCTGGACGTCGCCTGCCTGATCGTCGAATCGAACGGCCAGGACACCCCGCACGTCCAGACCTCCGGCGTCCGGGTGGTCGAGCCGGGGACCGTCGACCGCTGGCTGGGCAAGGCCGACGTGGCGCTGAACGCCGACATCCAGGGCGACCCGGAGCTGTACGGCCCCGGCGCCGGGCTGGTCCGGTCGGAGATCCTGATCCGCCTCCAGGTGTCCAGCGAGACGCCGGACGGCATGCTGGCCTTCGGCAGCCGCGAGCCGGACAGCTTCCACAGCGGCCAGGGGACGGAGCTGGTCGGTTTCCTCGCCCGCGTGGTCGAGCGGGTGATCCGCGGCTGGCTCGAACTGCCGGCCTGACCCCACAGAACGCATGACCGGAAAACAGAATCCCGTCCTCGGTTTCGCCGCCCAGCCCGACGTCCAGGACACGCTGGCGCATTGGCGGCGCTGGATGGAGAGCGAGCGCAACGTCTCGCCCCACACCCTGACCGCCTACATCGGCGACGTCGCGACCTTCCTGGAGTTCATCACCGGCTATCAGGCGAAGCCGCCGTCGATGAACGACCTCGCCGCGCTGACCGTCACGGATTTCCGCTCCTGGCTGTCCCATCTCGCCATGAAGGGGATCGGCTCCAACAGCCGGTCGCGCGCCCTGTCCTCGGTGCGCAACCTGTTCCGCTGGATGGACCGCGACGGGCGTTTGCACAACCCGGCGATCAACACCTTCTCCGGCCCGCGCATCAAGCGCCCGGCGCCCAAGCCGCTGACCGTGCTGGACGCCGACCGCCTGCTGGAGGAGTCGGAGAAGGAGCCGGACGAGCCCTGGGTCGGCAAGCGCGACCGGGCCCTGTTCACGCTGCTCTACGGCTGCGGCCTGCGCATCTCGGAGGCGTTGAACCTGACGCGCCGCGAGGCGCCGCTGGGCGAGACGCTGCGCGTCACCGGCAAGGGCAACAAGGAACGGATCGTCCCGGTGCTGCCGGCGGTGACCGAGGCGGTGCGGGCCTACATGGACGCCTGCCCCTACCGCCAGGGACCGGAGGCGCCGCTGTTCGTCGGGGTGCGCGGCGGGCAGCTCGCCCCGGCCATCGCGCAGCGGCGGATGCGCGACCTGCGCCGGCTGATGGGGTTGCCGGAAACCGCCACGCCGCACGCGCTACGGCACAGCTTCGCCACGCATCTGCTGGCGGACGGCGGGGATTTGCGGGCGATCCAGGATTTGCTCGGCCACGCCTCGCTGTCGACGACGCAGCGCTACACGGACGTGGAGAGCGAGCAGCTGATGCAGGTGTACCGCTCGGCGCACCCGCGGGCGAAGAAGACGCCGTAAAGTTCGGAGGGTGGGAGGTGCATTGCCCCCTCCCCGGCCAGAGCGACCGCACTTGAAGTCCCCTCTCCCCTCTGGGGAGAGGGTTAGGGTGAGGGGGTTGCGCTTTTGCCGGACGCGCCGCCACGCACATCCCCCTCACCGGCCCTCCGGGCCACCCTCTCCCCAGAGGGGAGAGGGTTTATGAGAGAAGACGCGCCTTAGATGTGCAGGGCGCGGCCGTCCACGGCGAGGGCGGCTTCCTTGGTCACTTCCGACAGGGTCGGGTGGGCGTGGCAGGTGCGGGCGATGTCCTCGGCGGACGCGCTGAACTCCATCGCCACGGCCAGCTCGCCGACCATCTCCGACACGTTCGGGCCGACCATGTGGACGCCCAGCACCTTGTCGGTGCGCGCGTCGGCCAGGATCTTCACGAAGCCGTCGGTCGTGCCGCTGGCGCGGGCGCGGCCGTTGGCGGTGAAGGGGAACTTGCCCGCCTTGAAGGCGACGCCGGCGGCCTTCAGCTCTTCCTCGGTCTTGCCGACCGCGGCCACTTCCGGCCAGGTGTAGACGACGCCGGGGACGAGGTCGTGGTTGACGTGGCCCGCCTGGCCGGCCAGCAGCTCGGCGAGAGCGACGCCCTCCTCCTCGGCCTTGTGGGCCAGCATCGGGCCTTCGACCACGTCGCCGATGGCGTAGATGCCCGGCACGTTGGTCTCGAAATGCT
This window encodes:
- the atpA gene encoding F0F1 ATP synthase subunit alpha, whose protein sequence is MDIRAAEISAILKQQIANFGTEADVAEVGQVLSVGDGVARVHGLDNVRAGEMVEFPGGIKGMALNLETDNVGVVIFGTDSEIKEGDTVKRTGTIVDVPVGKGLLGRVVDGLGNPIDGKGPLVDVTRTRVEVKAPGIIPRKSVHEPMQTGLKAVDSLVPIGRGQRELIIGDRQTGKTAVVIDTFLNQKPINQGDDESKKLYCIYVAVGQKRSTVAQIVKTLEDAGALEYSIVVAATASEPAPLQFLAPYTGCTMGEYFRDNGMHALIVYDDLSKQAVAYRQMSLLLRRPPGREAYPGDVFYLHSRLLERAAKMGDAHGNGSLTALPVIETQAGDVSAYIPTNVISITDGQIFLETGLFYKGIRPAINVGLSVSRVGSAAQIKAMKQVAGTIKMELAQYREMAAFAQFASDLDAATQRLLARGARLTELLKQPQFQPLPVEEQVVSIFSGVKGYLDKIKVEDVNRFEQKFLAEVRSKGADILATIRNEKQITSATEERLKAFLDNFSKVFV
- a CDS encoding F0F1 ATP synthase subunit delta, which gives rise to MAIEGTGVSELATRYSIALFELADENKALDQVASDLVALKQILAESADLRRLVRSPVISRADQGRAMAAVLDRAEVSDLTKRFIGLVAKNRRLFALEGMIEGYLAELARRRGEVTAQVTSAQPLSDAQLAAVTDTLKASIGSKVLVNTSVDPALIGGMIVKFGSRMVDTSVRTKLNKLQLAMKASGGSV
- a CDS encoding cache domain-containing protein translates to MSRLRGRFHLPTLLTVLPVLALLAIIALAAGVPAQTRGTESDAKALLDKTSGYLRQHGADAAPDAFAQRDGALIDRDLYPMLIDRDGVMVAHGWTPSLNGANLKDLKDVDGKPFIQEALDIVAERDSGAVSYKWTDPLSGQIAPKTMIVRRIVLGGEPYMLSVGVYR
- a CDS encoding primosomal protein N', with protein sequence MRENSARSGAASGPSAQALLPGTVPADADPRVRVLLPLPLREAYDYRVPAGMTLVPGDYVEVPLGPRRVLGVVWGDGAGVVEAARLKPVVRRFDVPPMPEVERKFVEWVAAYTMTPPGHVLRMAISVPSALEPAKATLAYLRKPDAEPPPGFKMTDPRRRVLALLEDSPPRTPAELAEEAGCGVTVVRGLAEAGLLEPVLLQPTKLGRPDCHRPGPTLSPDQEAAAADLRARVESGVYSTVLLDGVTGSGKTEVYYEAIAAALKAGKQALVLLPEIALSAQWLERFARRFGAPPAEWHSELTGAQRRDTWRAVANGEVPVVVGARSALFLPYKNLGVIIIDEEHDSAYKQEEGSIYHARDMAVARAHLGGIPTVLVSATPSLETKVNADSNRYARIELPGRHGGAVLPDVELVDLRKDRPPARHWLAPSLKKAIEETLAEKEQVMLFLNRRGYAPLTLCRACGHRLQCPNCTAWLVEHRLARKLQCHHCGLSQPLSPTCPECGEEGTLAACGPGVERIAEEVAELFPDARAAIMASDTLFGPRAIQEMVRRIADHELDILIGTQVMAKGHHFPMLTLVGVVDADLGLAGGDLRAGERTYQLLHQVAGRAGRGERPGRVMLQTYMPEHPVMQALAAGDRDGFYQLEAEMRLEAGMPPFGRLAALIVSGEDAAAVEKLSIALGRAAPRSDTVAVLGPAPAPLALLRGRHRRRLLLKAPRTVQVQPLIAQWLEQVDIPPNVRVQVDVDPYSFL
- the fsa gene encoding fructose-6-phosphate aldolase; the encoded protein is MKFFVDTADIAEIRDLADTGLLDGVTTNPSLVAKTGRSFLDLVAEICDVVDGPVSAEVASTDFETMLAEGKKLAKIADNVTVKVPLTPAGLKTCKALSSEGTMVNVTLCFSPAQAILAAKAGASFVSPFVGRLDDIGQDGMGLIADIVEIYSNYDYFKTEVLVASIRNPIHIVDSARLGAHVVTAPPSVLKQLFNHPLTDKGLAQFVADWQKTGQSIL
- a CDS encoding DUF484 family protein, which codes for MGREPGHTPQRKDAPTAEEVHAYLRDHPDFLVHHGDLVHHLTPPSQDRGRGVVDLQAYMVERLRGEVRLLKDQQRELIGTSRANMNSQNRIHAAVLFLLDAQSFEQLIQTITTDLAVLLDLDVACLIVESNGQDTPHVQTSGVRVVEPGTVDRWLGKADVALNADIQGDPELYGPGAGLVRSEILIRLQVSSETPDGMLAFGSREPDSFHSGQGTELVGFLARVVERVIRGWLELPA
- a CDS encoding tyrosine recombinase XerC, whose protein sequence is MTGKQNPVLGFAAQPDVQDTLAHWRRWMESERNVSPHTLTAYIGDVATFLEFITGYQAKPPSMNDLAALTVTDFRSWLSHLAMKGIGSNSRSRALSSVRNLFRWMDRDGRLHNPAINTFSGPRIKRPAPKPLTVLDADRLLEESEKEPDEPWVGKRDRALFTLLYGCGLRISEALNLTRREAPLGETLRVTGKGNKERIVPVLPAVTEAVRAYMDACPYRQGPEAPLFVGVRGGQLAPAIAQRRMRDLRRLMGLPETATPHALRHSFATHLLADGGDLRAIQDLLGHASLSTTQRYTDVESEQLMQVYRSAHPRAKKTP